The following are encoded in a window of Caldicellulosiruptor danielii genomic DNA:
- a CDS encoding GerMN domain-containing protein produces the protein MRKRIIFFAMLSFLIFLAGCSWENLSSTSHESTYANKSPQVDNGIKFEVVESDVYFSQQTGQSENLTSIKTIFCDINHNLVLVEVFSTKTLDVAKRGLELSTFSASRQRNLRNFGLFCIFPDSVKINFLKIEKNSATIDLNSEFYKQKYLDFYIKAITFYLTSFDNIDRVYFYNEGKSYTNKAFERKKAGQVITFVPQKVLSEIFLVPKWIDIPEKFKNIPMTFAQKSLVNSLSYRFSKLNGLKLNNVKLKENTLYIDLSKELLNLKGSSEVDVILSSICFTARGIDKNLKYLKVSIDGKEPYLDQYDLKENINMDRFKLNSLKIRL, from the coding sequence ATGAGAAAAAGAATTATTTTTTTTGCGATGCTTTCTTTTCTAATCTTCTTGGCAGGCTGCAGCTGGGAAAATCTGTCTTCCACCTCACACGAAAGTACATACGCTAACAAGAGCCCTCAAGTAGACAATGGTATCAAATTTGAGGTTGTGGAAAGTGATGTTTATTTTTCTCAACAGACTGGACAAAGTGAGAATCTTACAAGTATTAAAACCATTTTTTGCGATATAAATCACAACTTGGTGTTGGTGGAAGTCTTCTCAACCAAAACACTTGATGTTGCAAAAAGGGGGCTTGAACTTTCCACTTTTTCTGCTTCGCGACAGCGTAATCTAAGAAATTTTGGGCTTTTTTGTATTTTTCCCGACAGTGTAAAGATAAACTTCTTAAAAATTGAAAAAAACTCTGCAACCATCGACTTGAATAGCGAGTTTTACAAGCAAAAGTATTTAGATTTTTATATCAAGGCAATAACTTTTTACTTGACATCTTTTGATAATATAGATAGAGTATATTTTTACAATGAAGGGAAAAGTTACACAAACAAAGCTTTTGAGCGAAAAAAAGCGGGGCAGGTTATAACTTTTGTTCCTCAGAAAGTTTTATCAGAGATTTTTCTTGTTCCTAAGTGGATTGATATTCCAGAGAAATTCAAAAATATTCCAATGACATTTGCACAAAAAAGTTTAGTCAATAGTCTTAGCTATAGATTTTCTAAGTTAAATGGGTTAAAATTGAATAATGTAAAGTTAAAAGAAAATACTTTGTATATAGACCTTTCAAAAGAACTTTTAAACTTGAAAGGAAGTAGTGAAGTAGATGTTATTCTTTCTTCGATATGTTTTACTGCAAGGGGAATTGACAAAAATCTTAAGTATTTAAAGGTTTCGATAGATGGGAAAGAACCTTATCTTGACCAGTACGACTTGAAAGAAAATATAAATATGGACCGGTTCAAGCTTAACAGTTTAAAAATAAGACTGTAA
- the rph gene encoding ribonuclease PH: MRQDQRAYNELRPIKITRNFIKYAEGSCLIEMGNTKVIVTATIDDKVPPFKKGSGEGWITAEYSMLPRATQQRNVRDINKLRLSGRSHEIQRLIGRALRAGINFRALGERVIIIDCDVIQADGGTRTASITGGFIAMFDACKKLYDEKIIENFPITDFVAAVSVGICDGVEMLDLCFEEDSKAAVDMNLVMNDKGEFIEIQGTAEGAPFSWDQFQRLLELGKQGIQKIIEVQKEVLGEDCKLVGSVPKDEKTSGCDQE, translated from the coding sequence ATGAGACAAGACCAAAGAGCTTATAATGAGCTAAGACCAATAAAAATAACACGAAACTTCATCAAATATGCGGAAGGTTCGTGTCTTATCGAAATGGGCAACACAAAAGTGATTGTCACAGCCACAATTGACGACAAGGTACCACCGTTTAAAAAGGGAAGTGGGGAAGGGTGGATAACAGCTGAATACTCAATGTTACCCCGTGCAACCCAGCAGAGAAATGTAAGAGATATAAATAAACTGAGGCTTAGTGGAAGAAGTCACGAAATCCAAAGACTTATCGGCAGGGCTCTAAGAGCTGGTATAAATTTTAGAGCACTTGGAGAAAGGGTAATAATCATAGACTGCGATGTAATCCAAGCAGACGGTGGAACACGCACAGCTTCCATTACTGGCGGGTTTATTGCCATGTTTGATGCTTGCAAAAAGCTTTACGATGAAAAAATAATTGAAAACTTTCCTATAACGGACTTTGTTGCGGCTGTCTCTGTAGGAATTTGCGACGGTGTTGAGATGCTTGACCTTTGCTTTGAAGAAGACTCTAAAGCTGCAGTTGACATGAACCTTGTCATGAACGATAAAGGTGAGTTTATTGAGATACAGGGAACTGCTGAAGGAGCTCCTTTTTCATGGGATCAATTCCAGAGACTATTAGAGCTTGGAAAGCAGGGTATACAAAAGATAATAGAAGTGCAAAAAGAAGTTTTGGGTGAGGATTGCAAGCTTGTTGGGAGTGTGCCGAAAGATGAGAAAACTTCTGGTTGCGACCAAGAATGA
- a CDS encoding XTP/dITP diphosphatase — MRKLLVATKNEGKAREIKQLVGSYFDDVVTLNDFDNNIHIIEDGSTFEENALNKAKSIYLLFRQPTLADDSGLEVDALGGRPGVMSARYAGENATDEDRIKKLLDELKDVPENRRGAQFVCVLVFIDQQGRIYQTKGICRGKIAFETRGENGFGYDPVFIPDGFDKTFAELDSQIKNQISHRAKAFENLKKILGEIYNEGTCDK, encoded by the coding sequence ATGAGAAAACTTCTGGTTGCGACCAAGAATGAGGGAAAAGCAAGAGAGATAAAACAGCTCGTTGGAAGTTATTTTGATGATGTTGTAACACTAAACGATTTTGATAACAATATACACATCATAGAAGATGGCAGTACATTTGAAGAGAATGCACTAAATAAGGCAAAAAGTATATATTTGCTTTTCAGGCAGCCCACGCTTGCTGATGATTCTGGGCTTGAGGTTGACGCTTTAGGTGGAAGACCTGGTGTAATGTCTGCAAGATATGCAGGCGAAAACGCTACAGATGAGGATAGGATAAAAAAGCTTTTGGATGAATTAAAAGATGTACCAGAAAACAGAAGAGGTGCGCAATTTGTATGTGTTCTTGTATTTATTGACCAGCAGGGTAGAATATATCAGACAAAAGGCATTTGTCGGGGCAAAATTGCCTTTGAGACAAGAGGTGAAAATGGTTTTGGTTATGACCCTGTGTTTATACCTGATGGATTTGACAAGACATTTGCAGAGCTTGACAGTCAAATCAAGAACCAGATATCTCACAGAGCAAAGGCTTTTGAAAATTTAAAAAAGATTCTGGGTGAGATTTACAATGAAGGTACTTGTGATAAGTGA
- a CDS encoding metallophosphoesterase, with amino-acid sequence MKVLVISDTHGIIYDAEKIIKKYEKNVQLCIHLGDLVKDAIFLQSRFPNLKFEIVRGNNDFTKDFPSEKIIELGSKKILITHGHMYSVKSTYELIVNHAKAFRVDACFFGHTHQQEEFYSDSILFLNPGSLAFSRDGSRSFAIAEVTPYGVVAYLEKV; translated from the coding sequence ATGAAGGTACTTGTGATAAGTGATACACATGGAATTATATATGATGCAGAGAAAATTATAAAAAAGTACGAAAAGAATGTTCAGCTGTGCATTCACCTTGGAGATTTGGTAAAGGATGCAATTTTTCTTCAAAGCAGGTTTCCTAATCTCAAGTTTGAAATTGTAAGGGGTAACAATGACTTTACAAAGGACTTTCCATCAGAGAAAATAATTGAGCTTGGCAGCAAAAAAATACTCATTACCCATGGCCATATGTATTCTGTAAAGTCTACATATGAGCTTATTGTAAATCATGCAAAAGCTTTTAGAGTGGATGCTTGCTTTTTTGGTCATACTCATCAGCAGGAAGAGTTTTATTCAGACAGTATCCTCTTTTTAAATCCAGGAAGTTTAGCTTTTTCAAGGGATGGTTCAAGGTCGTTTGCAATAGCAGAAGTTACTCCTTACGGGGTGGTAGCATATTTGGAAAAGGTGTGA
- a CDS encoding GNAT family N-acetyltransferase codes for MIIAQGELVNIREVRWGDLKYLQKWANDPEVAYWARAETNISNVTIGEFRRWYYRRASSSVKRFIIETKETKKPIGSISYRDYDSVNKVVVLGIHIGEKNYWGKGFGTDAIKAFVKYLFDTLDINRIELDTFDENVRAIKAYQKCGFKIEGILREARFIEGRFHDVIIMGMTRKDYLKIANKTQM; via the coding sequence TTGATAATAGCACAAGGTGAACTTGTGAATATCAGAGAGGTTAGGTGGGGAGACTTAAAATATCTTCAAAAATGGGCAAATGATCCAGAAGTTGCATACTGGGCAAGAGCAGAAACAAATATTTCAAATGTTACTATAGGAGAGTTTAGAAGATGGTATTACAGGCGTGCATCCTCTTCTGTTAAAAGATTTATTATAGAAACAAAGGAAACAAAAAAACCCATTGGTTCTATTTCTTATAGAGATTATGATTCTGTCAACAAAGTAGTAGTTCTTGGCATACATATTGGAGAAAAAAACTACTGGGGAAAAGGGTTTGGCACCGATGCAATTAAGGCATTTGTGAAATACCTTTTTGATACACTTGATATCAATAGAATAGAGCTTGATACTTTTGATGAGAACGTAAGAGCAATTAAAGCATATCAAAAATGTGGATTTAAGATTGAGGGTATTTTGAGAGAGGCAAGGTTTATTGAAGGAAGATTTCACGATGTTATTATTATGGGAATGACAAGAAAGGATTATTTAAAAATAGCAAACAAAACTCAAATGTGA